Proteins encoded together in one Salvelinus fontinalis isolate EN_2023a chromosome 6, ASM2944872v1, whole genome shotgun sequence window:
- the LOC129858560 gene encoding putative per-hexamer repeat protein 5 yields MGLNQNYLSDRTQAILIDGVKSEFLEIQKGVPQGLILGPLLFTLYINEIGNTVNTCNIHLYADDTVLYSCATSGLGLTLGTTSGLGLTLGTTSGLGLTLGTTSGLGSGLGLTLGATSGLGLTLGTTSGLGSGLGLTLGTTSGLGSGLGLTLGTTSGLGLTLGTTLGLGSGLGLTLGTTSGLGLTLSTTSGLGLTLGTTSGLGLTLGTTSGLGLTLGTTSGLGLTLGTTSGLGLTLGTTSGLGSGLGLTLGTTSGLGLTLGTTSGLGSGLGLTLGTTSGLGSGLGLTLGTTSGLGLTLGTTSGLGSGLGLTLGTTSGLGLTLGTTSGLGLTLGTTSGLGSGLGLTLGTTSGLGLTLGATSGLGSGLGLTLGTTSGLGLTLGTTSGLGLTLGTTSGLGLTLGTTSGLGLTLGTTSGLGLTLGTTSGLGLTLDTTSGLGLTLDTTSGLGLTLGTSSGLGLTLGTSSGLGLTLGTSSGLGLTLGTTSGLGLTLGATSGLGSVLGLTLGTTSGLGLTLGTTSGLGLTLGTTSGLGLTLGTTSGLGLTLGTTSGLGLTLGTTSGLGSGLGLTLGTTSGLGLTLGTTSGLGSGLGLTLGATSGLGLTLGTTSGLGLTLGTTSGLGLTLGTTSGLGLTLDTTSGLGLTLGTTSGLGLTLDTTSGLGLTLDTTSGLGLTLGTSSGLGLTLGTSSGLGLTLGTSSGLGLTLGTTSGLGLTLGATSGLGSVLGLTLGTTSGLGLTLGTTSGLGSGLGLTLGTTSGLGLTLGATSGLGSVLGLTLGTTSGLGLTLGTTSGLGSGLGLTLGATSGLGLTLSTTSGLGLTLGTTSGLGLTLGTTSGLGLTLGTTSGLGLTLGTTSGLGSGLGLTLGTTSGLGLTLGTTSGLGSGLGLTLGATSGLGLTLGTTSGLGLTLGTTSGLGLTLGTTSGLGLTLGTTSGLGLTLGATSGLGSGLGLTLGATSGLGLTLGTTSGLGLTLGTTSGLGLTLGTTSGLGLTLGTTSGLGLTLGTTSGLGLTLGATSGLGLTLGTTSGLGSGLGLTLGTTSGLGLTLGTTSGLGLTLGTTSGLGLTLGTTSGLGLTLGTTSGLGLTLGAAGHS; encoded by the coding sequence atggggttaaatcagaattatcttagcgacagaactcaggccatcttgatAGATGGGGTTAAATCAGAATTTCTTGAGATTCAAAaaggtgttcctcaaggtttgATTTTGGGTCCATTATTGTTCACCTTGTATATTAATGAAATAGGAAACACTGTTAATACTTGTAACATTCatctctatgcagatgacacagtttTATATTCCTGTgccacctcagggttagggttgaccctcggtaccacctcagggttagggctgaccctcggtaccacctcagggttagggttgaccctcggtaccacctcagggttagggtcagggttagggttgaccCTCGGTgccacctcagggttagggttgaccctcggtaccacctcagggttagggtcagggttagggttgaccctcggtaccacctcagggttagggtcagggttagggttgaccctcggtaccacctcagggttagggctGACCCTCGGTACCaccttagggttagggtcagggttagggctgaccctcggtaccacctcagggttagggttgaccctcagtaccacctcagggttagggttgaccctcggtaccacctcagggttagggctgaccctcggtaccacctcagggttagggttgaccctcggtaccacctcagggttagggttgaccctcggtaccacctcagggttagggttgaccctcggtaccacctcagggttagggtcagggttagggctgaccctcggtaccacctcagggttagggttgaccctcggtaccacctcagggttagggtcagggttagggctgaccctcggtaccacctcagggttagggtcagggttagggctgaccctcggtaccacctcagggttagggttgaccctcggtaccacctcagggttagggtcagggttagggttgaccctcggtaccacctcagggttagggttgaccctcggtaccacctcagggttagggttgaccctcggtaccacctcagggttagggtcagggttagggctgaccctcggtaccacctcagggttagggctGACCCTCGGTGCCACCtcagggttaggatcagggttagggctgaccctcggtaccacctcagggttagggctgaccctcggtaccacctcagggttagggctgaccctcggtaccacctcagggttagggttgaccctcggtaccacctcagggttagggttgaccctcggtaccacctcagggttagggttgaccctcggtaccacctcagggttagggctgaccctcgataccacctcagggttagggctgaccctcgataccacctcagggttagggctGACCCTCGGTACCAGCTCAGGGTTAGGGCTGACCCTCGGTACCAGCTCAGGGTTAGGGCTGACCCTCGGTACCAGCTCAGGGTTAGGGCTGACCCTCGGTACCACCTCAGGGTTAGGACTGACCCTCGGTgccacctcagggttagggtcagtgttagggttgaccctcggtaccacctcagggttagggctgaccctcggtaccacctcagggttagggttgaccctcggtaccacctcagggttagggctgaccctcggtaccacctcagggttagggctgaccctcggtaccacctcagggttagggttgaccctcggtaccacctcagggttagggtcagggttagggctgaccctcggtaccacctcagggttagggctgaccctcggtaccacctcagggttagggtcagggttagggctgACCCTCGGTgccacctcagggttagggctgaccctcggtaccacctcagggttagggttgaccctcggtaccacctcagggttagggctgaccctcggtaccacctcagggttagggctgaccctcgataccacctcagggttagggctgaccctcggtaccacctcagggttagggctgaccctcgataccacctcagggttagggttgaccCTCGAtaccacctcagggttagggctGACCCTCGGTACCAGCTCAGGGTTAGGGCTGACCCTCGGTACCAGCTCAGGGTTAGGGCTGACCCTCGGTACCAGCTCAGGGTTAGGGCTGACCCTCGGTACCACCTCAGGGTTAGGACTGACCCTCGGTgccacctcagggttagggtcagtgttagggttgaccctcggtaccacctcagggttagggctGACCCTCGGTACCACCTCAGGGTTAGGCTCAGGGTTAGGGCTGACCCTCGGTACCACCTCAGGGTTAGGACTGACCCTCGGTgccacctcagggttagggtcagtgttagggttgaccctcggtaccacctcagggttagggctgaccctcggtaccacctcagggttagggtcagggttagggctgACCCTCGGTgccacctcagggttagggctgaccctcagtaccacctcagggttagggttgaccctcggtaccacctcagggttagggctgaccctcggtaccacctcagggttagggctgaccctcggtaccacctcagggttagggttgaccctcggtaccacctcagggttagggtcagggttagggctgaccctcggtaccacctcagggttagggctgaccctcggtaccacctcagggttagggtcagggttagggctgACCCTCGGTgccacctcagggttagggctgaccctcggtaccacctcagggttagggttgaccctcggtaccacctcagggttagggctgaccctcggtaccacctcagggttagggctgaccctcggtaccacctcagggttagggttgaccCTCGGTgccacctcagggttagggtcagggttagggctgACCCTCGGTgccacctcagggttagggctgaccctcggtaccacctcagggttagggttgaccctcggtaccacctcagggttagggctgaccctcggtaccacctcagggttagggctgaccctcggtaccacctcagggttagggctgaccctcggtaccacctcagggttagggctGACCCTCGGTgccacctcagggttagggttgaccctcggtaccacctcagggttagggtcagggttagggctgaccctcggtaccacctcagggttagggttgaccctcggtaccacctcagggttagggctgaccctcggtaccacctcagggttagggttgaccctcggtaccacctcagggttagggctgaccctcggtaccacctcagggttagggctGACCCTCGGTGCAGCAGGCCATTCATGA